A window of the Gordonia humi genome harbors these coding sequences:
- the folB gene encoding dihydroneopterin aldolase produces MADRIELRGLRVRGNHGVFEHEKRDGQEFIVDVTLWIDLSTAASSDDLADTVDYGVLAQLAHDVVAGPSRDLIEAVGGDIADTIMADDPRVSACEVTVHKPSAPIPLTFDDVAVVTRRSRKPRGAR; encoded by the coding sequence ATGGCTGATCGGATCGAGCTGCGCGGACTGCGTGTGCGCGGCAATCACGGTGTGTTCGAGCACGAGAAGCGCGACGGTCAGGAGTTCATCGTCGACGTGACCCTGTGGATCGACCTGTCGACGGCCGCGAGCAGTGACGACCTCGCCGACACCGTCGACTACGGTGTCCTCGCGCAGTTGGCCCACGATGTGGTGGCCGGCCCCTCGCGCGACCTGATCGAGGCGGTCGGCGGTGACATCGCCGACACGATCATGGCCGACGACCCGCGGGTCTCGGCGTGCGAGGTGACCGTGCACAAGCCGTCGGCGCCGATCCCGCTGACCTTCGACGACGTCGCCGTCGTCACCCGGCGCTCGCGGAAGCCGCGCGGGGCGCGATGA
- a CDS encoding DUF6779 domain-containing protein — MTDEADSGKTRGTSSSAGQWAIALLVVLALVASLLMVFGGDLPWTATLAVIAALWAAVIGAVMVTKYRRQVDTAENRTRDQRLVYELQLEREIAARRQYESDVEASIRQEVAAESNHELNELKAQVLALRSSLEQLLGKSLPESQIAIGLERPRELGSGLAGASYVGVADDHAAAERDFATTAPQTGDGRHVPGEPTDSGRIEMTEIIPVVTDDPADEEPVVRPQPAPQQRFPQPPPMPQRPAPRFPAGPPTGPHQRAAFGAGAYEPPSGPFRQAPPRPPQGRPEHVEPRPVEPRPVEPQQADQEPIDDGAHASGRPASELLSRLREGAQNQGSSTGGHRRRRD; from the coding sequence ATGACCGATGAGGCGGACAGCGGGAAGACTCGAGGCACGAGCAGCTCGGCAGGCCAGTGGGCGATCGCTCTGCTGGTGGTGTTGGCCCTGGTGGCCAGCCTCCTGATGGTGTTCGGCGGCGACCTGCCGTGGACGGCGACCCTGGCCGTCATCGCGGCGCTGTGGGCCGCGGTGATCGGCGCGGTGATGGTCACCAAATACCGTCGCCAGGTCGACACCGCGGAGAATCGGACGCGGGACCAGCGGCTCGTGTACGAGCTGCAGCTCGAGCGTGAGATCGCGGCGCGTCGTCAGTACGAGTCCGACGTGGAGGCGTCGATCCGTCAGGAGGTGGCCGCCGAGTCGAACCACGAGCTGAATGAGCTCAAGGCCCAGGTCCTCGCACTCCGTTCGAGTCTGGAGCAACTGCTCGGCAAGTCGCTTCCGGAGTCGCAGATCGCGATCGGTCTGGAACGACCCCGCGAACTCGGCTCCGGGCTGGCCGGTGCGTCGTACGTCGGCGTCGCCGACGATCATGCGGCCGCCGAGCGCGACTTCGCAACCACCGCACCGCAAACCGGGGACGGACGCCACGTACCGGGCGAGCCCACCGATTCGGGGCGGATCGAGATGACCGAGATCATTCCGGTGGTGACCGATGATCCTGCGGACGAGGAGCCGGTGGTGCGGCCGCAGCCGGCACCGCAGCAGCGATTCCCGCAGCCCCCGCCGATGCCGCAGCGACCGGCGCCGCGGTTCCCCGCGGGGCCGCCGACCGGCCCGCACCAGCGGGCCGCGTTCGGTGCGGGCGCCTACGAGCCGCCGTCGGGTCCGTTCCGCCAGGCGCCGCCGCGGCCCCCGCAGGGCAGGCCCGAACACGTGGAGCCCCGACCGGTCGAACCCCGACCGGTCGAACCCCAGCAGGCGGATCAGGAACCGATCGACGACGGTGCGCACGCGTCGGGCCGTCCGGCCAGTGAACTGCTGTCCCGGCTGCGCGAGGGCGCCCAGAACCAGGGGTCGTCGACCGGCGGCCACCGTCGCCGCCGCGACTGA
- a CDS encoding type III pantothenate kinase has product MLLTVDIGNTNIHLGVFAGFGDHAELIRDWRIHTQPNYTADELALLLRGLLGSDVEQVTAVATLSTVPSLLREMRVTAPRYFGNGPHVLLEPGVRTGVPLLVDNPKEVGTDRVANALAVHENFPDRPCIVVACGTATVVDAVSAKGELLGGAIAPGINLGVAALSEHTVTVRKVELRPPRSVVGKNTVEALQSGILYGFAGQIDGLVNRVRRDVAGFDGNDVAVVATGYLAPLMVGEAATITDHHPHLTLDGLRRVYERSKKR; this is encoded by the coding sequence ATGCTGCTCACCGTCGACATCGGGAACACGAACATTCACCTCGGGGTGTTCGCGGGATTCGGCGATCATGCGGAGCTGATCCGCGACTGGCGGATCCACACGCAGCCGAACTACACGGCGGACGAGCTCGCGCTGCTCCTTCGCGGTCTGCTCGGATCCGACGTCGAACAGGTCACGGCCGTCGCGACGTTGTCGACCGTGCCGTCGCTGCTGCGTGAGATGCGGGTGACGGCGCCCCGCTACTTCGGCAACGGGCCGCATGTGCTGCTCGAGCCCGGTGTGCGGACCGGTGTTCCGCTACTGGTCGACAACCCGAAGGAGGTCGGTACCGACCGCGTCGCGAACGCGTTGGCGGTGCATGAGAACTTCCCGGACCGACCGTGCATCGTCGTCGCGTGCGGCACGGCGACGGTGGTCGACGCGGTGTCGGCGAAAGGCGAACTGCTCGGCGGTGCGATCGCACCCGGCATCAATCTCGGTGTGGCGGCGCTGTCCGAGCACACCGTCACCGTCCGGAAGGTGGAACTGCGTCCGCCGCGCAGCGTGGTCGGGAAGAACACCGTCGAAGCCCTGCAGTCGGGCATCCTCTACGGCTTCGCCGGCCAGATCGACGGCCTGGTGAACCGGGTGCGACGCGACGTCGCCGGCTTCGACGGGAACGATGTCGCCGTCGTCGCCACCGGCTACCTCGCCCCGCTCATGGTCGGCGAGGCCGCGACGATCACCGACCATCACCCGCACCTGACCCTCGACGGCCTGCGACGGGTGTACGAGCGCTCGAAGAAGCGGTAA
- the lysS gene encoding lysine--tRNA ligase: protein MSEHQSAEQASEEDQTPEQLRIRREKRERILSEGREAYPVELARTHTLAEIRLAHSELEAGEETGIVAGVAGRVIFIRNKGKLCFATLQEGDGTQLQAMLSQAKVGEESLAAWKADVDLGDIVFVHGEIVSSRTGELSVMADAWQMASKSLRPLPVAHKEMNEESRVRQRYVDLIVRPEARETARTRVKAMAELRKFLTERDFLEIETPMLQTLHGGAAARPFVTHSNAFDMDLYLRIAPELFLKRAVVGGIERVFEVNRNFRNEGADSTHSPEFAMLETYQAYGTYDDAAVMTRELVQAVALGAVGTLTPTMPDGSTYDLSGEWTSVSMYPSLSEALGREIVPLETTVDELLAICDEVGLEIPKGKGYGHGKLVEELWEHTVGSKLDEPVFVRDFPVETSPLVRAHRSVPGVVEKWDLYVRGFELATGYSELVDPIIQRERFVDQARLAAAGDDEAMVLDEEFLAAMEHAMPPTAGTGMGIDRLLMAITGLGIRETVLFPLVKPIQ from the coding sequence GTGAGTGAGCACCAGAGCGCCGAGCAGGCCAGCGAGGAAGATCAGACCCCCGAGCAGCTGCGGATCCGCCGAGAGAAGCGGGAGCGCATCCTCTCCGAGGGACGTGAGGCGTACCCCGTGGAGCTGGCGCGCACGCATACTCTCGCGGAGATCCGCCTGGCCCACTCGGAACTCGAGGCGGGGGAGGAGACCGGAATCGTCGCGGGCGTCGCGGGCCGCGTGATCTTCATCCGGAACAAGGGCAAGCTCTGCTTCGCCACCCTGCAGGAGGGCGACGGAACCCAGTTGCAGGCGATGCTGTCCCAGGCCAAGGTCGGTGAGGAGTCGCTCGCCGCCTGGAAGGCCGACGTCGACCTCGGCGACATCGTGTTCGTCCACGGCGAGATCGTCTCCTCGCGCACCGGCGAACTGTCGGTCATGGCCGATGCGTGGCAGATGGCCTCGAAGTCGTTGCGCCCGTTGCCCGTCGCTCACAAGGAGATGAACGAGGAGTCGCGCGTCCGCCAGCGGTACGTGGACCTCATCGTCCGTCCGGAGGCCCGCGAGACCGCGCGCACCCGCGTCAAGGCGATGGCCGAACTGCGCAAGTTCCTCACCGAGCGCGACTTCCTCGAGATCGAGACGCCGATGCTGCAGACATTGCACGGTGGCGCCGCGGCCCGCCCGTTCGTGACGCACTCGAACGCCTTCGACATGGACCTGTACCTGCGCATCGCGCCGGAGCTGTTCCTCAAGCGCGCCGTCGTCGGCGGCATCGAACGGGTCTTCGAGGTGAACCGCAACTTCCGCAACGAGGGCGCCGACTCCACCCACTCGCCCGAGTTCGCGATGCTCGAGACCTACCAGGCCTACGGCACCTACGACGATGCCGCGGTCATGACCCGCGAACTGGTACAGGCCGTGGCCCTCGGCGCCGTCGGCACCCTCACGCCGACGATGCCGGACGGTTCCACCTACGATCTGTCGGGCGAGTGGACGTCCGTCTCGATGTACCCGTCGTTGTCGGAGGCGCTCGGTCGCGAGATCGTGCCGCTCGAGACGACTGTCGACGAGCTGCTCGCGATCTGCGACGAGGTGGGCCTGGAGATCCCGAAGGGCAAGGGGTACGGCCACGGCAAGCTCGTCGAAGAGCTGTGGGAGCACACGGTCGGTTCCAAGCTCGACGAGCCGGTGTTCGTCCGCGACTTCCCTGTCGAGACGTCGCCGCTGGTCCGCGCGCACCGCTCTGTTCCGGGCGTCGTCGAGAAGTGGGATCTCTACGTCCGCGGCTTCGAGCTGGCCACCGGCTACTCCGAACTCGTCGATCCGATCATCCAGCGCGAGCGCTTCGTCGACCAGGCTCGTCTGGCCGCGGCGGGCGACGACGAGGCCATGGTCCTCGATGAGGAGTTCCTCGCCGCGATGGAGCACGCCATGCCGCCCACCGCGGGCACCGGCATGGGCATCGATCGCCTGCTGATGGCGATCACCGGTCTCGGCATCCGCGAGACGGTCCTCTTCCCGCTGGTGAAGCCGATCCAGTAG
- a CDS encoding helix-turn-helix transcriptional regulator: protein MTANTDNPPKRGAPADELARRLRGPLARLRQRTGASLAFAGRVLPGDAPRIELFSFDGDVRGPLRGANLNPGHGLGGRVVGRARPEAIGDYVSSPLITHTYDEIIRAESLRAIVAAPIIVGRKQIGVLYAARRTAQGQLDASLDAVVDEARSVEQQLAVADVLTTLRTDDEERDLAAWRTRVADSYTQLRALADSVDDVSVRARMLEIAADLAVEAPDDDLSVMLTAREQDVLGLLGAGMTNRAIAESLGIGLYTVKDHVKSLLTKLDATSRFEAVVNARRVRLIP from the coding sequence GTGACCGCGAACACCGACAACCCTCCGAAGAGGGGTGCGCCCGCCGACGAGCTCGCGCGCCGCCTGCGCGGACCGTTGGCGAGGCTGCGGCAACGGACCGGCGCGAGTCTGGCGTTCGCCGGCCGCGTGCTGCCCGGCGACGCCCCGCGGATCGAACTGTTCTCCTTCGACGGCGACGTGCGCGGCCCGCTGCGTGGCGCGAACCTCAACCCCGGCCACGGTCTCGGCGGACGCGTCGTCGGTCGGGCCCGCCCCGAAGCGATCGGCGACTACGTCAGTTCGCCGCTGATCACCCACACCTACGACGAGATCATCCGCGCCGAGTCGCTCCGCGCGATCGTCGCCGCGCCGATCATCGTGGGCCGCAAGCAGATCGGCGTTCTATATGCGGCCCGTCGCACCGCTCAGGGACAACTCGACGCCTCCCTCGACGCGGTGGTGGACGAAGCGCGGAGCGTGGAGCAGCAGCTCGCCGTCGCCGATGTCCTGACCACGCTGCGCACCGACGACGAGGAGCGCGATCTGGCGGCCTGGCGGACCCGCGTGGCCGACTCGTACACACAGCTGCGGGCACTCGCCGACTCCGTCGACGACGTGTCGGTCCGCGCGCGGATGCTGGAGATCGCCGCCGACCTGGCCGTCGAAGCCCCCGATGACGATCTGTCGGTCATGCTGACCGCACGCGAACAGGACGTCCTCGGCCTCCTCGGCGCCGGAATGACGAACAGAGCGATCGCCGAGAGTCTCGGCATCGGCCTGTACACGGTGAAGGATCACGTGAAATCGCTGTTGACGAAACTCGATGCGACCAGCCGGTTCGAGGCCGTCGTCAACGCGCGTCGAGTGCGCCTGATCCCCTAG
- a CDS encoding TIGR03767 family metallophosphoesterase: MSLSRRTFLRGSAAAAGAVVASSVASGLVRAEPGATASANPVGTTLEKVGVAGRPTTKGYRRLVEGRGWPLVVRQELAQAKAARDSARTGLASFVQITDIHISDVQSPARFEYVHPLLGSAYRPQEALGTQGAVALVKRINSLSGGPFTGRGIDCVVSTGDNTDNHEIVELEWYQRLLSGGTITPNTGHPTRFEGVQSLGSAEYYRPELDKTDMYKDKDFPTIPGLLHAAMRSHTSPGLDMRWYSVFGNHDDQMVGTVPNGVIDGLYLGNVKFDLPGTDPTAAAIARALTSDPAAVVQLLAKLRSTGPVLPATADARRRPFTPREFIRRHFDPSITGPGPVGHGFSDPDGPSWYRFQIAPGVLGIAMNTTNSLGIADGSISQKQLSWVEKQISAHSDQLVIVFSHHTSSTMTAVMPNPETPGEAQFDGEHLVERLKTHANVIAWVNGHTHNNELTPHRGSSPRHSFWEINTASHIDFPQLARIIEVADNRDGTISIFTPLIEAEGPYTADPSDLSQKGLAALYREMSLNDIHAEDRAGSGADRNCELLLANPLR, translated from the coding sequence ATGAGCTTGTCTCGTCGTACATTCCTGCGCGGCAGCGCTGCCGCGGCCGGAGCCGTGGTCGCATCGTCGGTGGCGTCGGGGCTGGTGCGAGCCGAACCCGGCGCGACGGCGTCGGCGAACCCCGTCGGGACGACGCTGGAGAAGGTCGGTGTCGCGGGCCGACCGACCACGAAGGGATACCGCCGGTTGGTCGAGGGCAGGGGTTGGCCGCTGGTGGTCCGCCAGGAGCTGGCGCAGGCGAAGGCCGCGCGCGATTCGGCACGGACCGGACTCGCCTCGTTCGTGCAGATCACCGACATCCACATCTCCGACGTGCAGAGTCCCGCGCGGTTCGAGTATGTGCATCCACTGCTGGGCAGCGCGTACCGCCCGCAGGAGGCGCTCGGCACACAGGGCGCCGTCGCACTGGTCAAGCGCATCAACTCGCTGTCGGGCGGACCGTTCACCGGTCGCGGAATCGACTGCGTGGTGTCGACCGGCGACAACACCGACAACCACGAGATCGTGGAACTCGAGTGGTATCAGCGGCTGCTGTCCGGCGGCACCATCACGCCGAACACCGGGCATCCGACCCGCTTCGAAGGCGTTCAGTCGCTCGGCTCGGCCGAGTACTACCGTCCCGAACTCGATAAGACGGACATGTACAAGGACAAGGACTTTCCGACGATACCCGGACTCCTGCACGCGGCGATGCGCTCGCACACGAGCCCGGGTCTGGACATGCGCTGGTACTCGGTGTTCGGCAACCACGACGACCAGATGGTCGGCACCGTCCCCAACGGGGTGATCGACGGGCTCTACCTCGGGAACGTGAAGTTCGATCTGCCGGGCACCGATCCGACCGCCGCCGCGATCGCGCGGGCGCTGACGTCCGATCCGGCCGCCGTCGTGCAGCTGCTCGCGAAGCTCAGGTCGACCGGTCCCGTGCTGCCGGCCACCGCGGACGCACGACGACGGCCGTTCACTCCGCGCGAGTTCATCCGGCGCCACTTCGATCCGTCGATCACCGGGCCCGGACCGGTGGGTCACGGGTTCTCCGATCCGGACGGACCGAGTTGGTACCGCTTCCAGATCGCGCCGGGCGTGCTCGGTATCGCGATGAACACGACCAACAGCCTCGGCATCGCCGACGGCTCGATCAGCCAGAAGCAGTTGAGCTGGGTCGAGAAGCAGATCTCCGCCCACTCGGATCAACTGGTGATCGTCTTCAGCCACCACACGTCGTCGACGATGACGGCGGTCATGCCGAATCCGGAGACACCCGGCGAGGCGCAGTTCGACGGCGAGCACCTCGTCGAACGGCTGAAGACCCATGCCAACGTGATCGCATGGGTCAACGGCCACACTCACAACAACGAGTTGACACCCCATCGCGGCTCGTCGCCCCGACACAGCTTCTGGGAGATCAACACCGCCAGCCACATCGACTTCCCGCAGCTCGCGCGGATCATCGAAGTGGCCGACAACCGCGACGGCACCATCAGCATCTTCACCCCGCTGATCGAGGCCGAAGGACCGTACACGGCCGATCCGTCGGATCTGTCGCAGAAGGGGCTGGCCGCCCTCTACCGAGAGATGTCGCTGAACGACATCCACGCCGAGGACCGAGCGGGAAGCGGAGCGGACCGCAATTGCGAACTGCTGCTGGCGAACCCGCTGCGCTGA
- a CDS encoding MaoC/PaaZ C-terminal domain-containing protein: MEKLYGDVVRSGDVHRLGEYAVTAESIIDFAKQWDPQWFHVDEAAADDGPFGGLIASGIQTLAIFQRLAVPAVFDRLHVLCGKEIEGVRFLRPVRPGTVVTGTMTTTTVRPETDKRRVLVAYDVELIDQYDEAVLVAVMSVYVRLP, translated from the coding sequence ATGGAGAAGCTCTACGGCGACGTTGTGAGATCCGGCGACGTCCACCGTCTCGGGGAGTACGCGGTGACGGCGGAGTCGATCATCGATTTCGCGAAGCAGTGGGATCCGCAGTGGTTCCACGTCGACGAGGCCGCGGCCGACGACGGTCCGTTCGGCGGTCTCATCGCGAGCGGGATCCAGACACTGGCGATCTTTCAGCGGCTGGCCGTTCCCGCCGTGTTCGATCGGCTCCACGTCCTGTGCGGCAAGGAGATCGAGGGCGTCCGCTTCCTTCGGCCGGTCCGCCCCGGCACCGTCGTCACCGGCACCATGACCACCACGACGGTGCGGCCCGAGACCGATAAGCGGCGCGTCCTCGTCGCCTACGACGTCGAGCTGATCGACCAGTACGACGAGGCGGTTCTGGTCGCCGTGATGAGCGTGTACGTGCGTCTGCCGTAG
- a CDS encoding Rossmann-like and DUF2520 domain-containing protein, whose translation MESPMAPARLRVGIISAGRVGTALGEALAAVGHRVESVVATSPVSITRAAERLPFAQVRGLADVVASSQLIVIAVPDTELAAVAARIAEHVVPGSIVVHTAGAHGIGVLEPIARRGAIVAATHPAMTFVDSTDDTARLASSCFGVTAADEIGDAIAMALVMELGATPIRIAETSRALYHAALAHGANNLNALITDAVTALQAAIGGPAGDAAAAATVDGGGIGLAEQLLAPLVTASLENVLAQGRSALTGPVARGDVDAVARHLDELSQVHEGIARGYRVLAGRAAAQHDAGPDMRALLEVRP comes from the coding sequence GTGGAATCACCGATGGCACCGGCGCGTCTGCGCGTCGGCATCATCAGTGCTGGACGCGTCGGCACTGCGCTCGGTGAAGCGCTCGCCGCCGTCGGACACCGCGTCGAATCCGTTGTCGCCACGTCGCCGGTCTCCATTACTCGTGCCGCCGAGCGGCTTCCGTTCGCTCAGGTCCGCGGGCTCGCGGACGTCGTCGCCTCGTCCCAGTTGATCGTGATCGCCGTTCCCGACACCGAACTGGCGGCCGTCGCCGCGCGGATCGCCGAGCACGTGGTACCGGGAAGCATCGTCGTGCACACCGCGGGCGCCCACGGCATCGGAGTCCTGGAGCCGATCGCCCGTCGCGGCGCGATCGTCGCGGCCACCCACCCGGCGATGACCTTCGTCGACTCGACCGACGACACCGCGCGGCTGGCGTCGTCGTGCTTCGGTGTGACGGCCGCCGACGAAATCGGCGACGCGATCGCGATGGCCCTGGTCATGGAACTCGGCGCCACGCCGATCCGGATCGCCGAGACGAGCCGCGCCCTCTACCACGCCGCGCTCGCGCACGGCGCCAACAATCTCAACGCCCTCATCACCGACGCGGTGACCGCGCTGCAGGCCGCGATCGGCGGCCCGGCGGGCGACGCCGCTGCCGCCGCCACCGTCGACGGCGGAGGCATCGGACTCGCCGAGCAGTTGCTCGCACCGCTGGTCACCGCATCCCTGGAGAACGTCCTCGCTCAGGGACGCTCCGCTCTGACCGGCCCGGTGGCACGCGGCGACGTCGACGCCGTCGCCCGGCACCTCGACGAACTGTCGCAGGTCCACGAAGGCATCGCACGCGGATATCGCGTGCTGGCCGGCCGTGCTGCGGCCCAGCACGACGCCGGTCCCGACATGCGAGCACTGCTGGAGGTCCGGCCTTGA
- the folK gene encoding 2-amino-4-hydroxy-6-hydroxymethyldihydropteridine diphosphokinase — MNSRAVLSAGSNIGDSVGFLRSVLDAAGAELVAASNVYRTAPWGGVEQDDFVNVTLIVAGDRGPREWLEFCRDCERAADRVRDVRWGPRTLDVDVITVDVDGVPVTSDDPELILPHPRAHQRAFVLAPWLEIDPDATLTVDGRPQRVADLLAELDADEVAGVRRGGPVR, encoded by the coding sequence ATGAACTCCCGGGCGGTCCTGTCGGCCGGATCGAATATCGGCGACAGTGTCGGTTTCCTCCGGTCGGTGCTCGACGCGGCCGGGGCCGAGCTCGTCGCGGCCTCGAACGTGTACCGCACCGCCCCGTGGGGCGGGGTGGAGCAGGACGACTTCGTGAACGTGACGCTCATTGTCGCGGGCGATCGCGGCCCCCGCGAGTGGCTGGAGTTCTGCCGTGACTGCGAGCGTGCCGCCGATCGCGTCCGCGACGTGCGCTGGGGGCCGCGCACACTCGACGTCGACGTGATCACCGTGGACGTCGACGGGGTCCCGGTGACCTCCGACGATCCCGAGCTGATCCTCCCGCACCCGCGCGCACATCAGCGCGCTTTCGTGCTGGCCCCGTGGCTCGAGATCGATCCCGACGCGACGCTGACCGTCGACGGTCGCCCGCAGCGGGTGGCCGACCTCCTGGCCGAGCTCGACGCCGACGAGGTCGCCGGGGTACGACGCGGGGGGCCCGTGCGATGA
- a CDS encoding rhodanese-like domain-containing protein has translation MTVAVAAPVSAPFVSVPLSVQPGEFRSVLAAGGVAVDLRDVASHRRSGALFGAVAVDSDQALDLLSPDSPWALRGATVDAQWVLVSDDGYDAEWLAWHLQARGVTGARFVVGGYRALRAHGVTGSVGDDGVQFYDPR, from the coding sequence ATGACCGTTGCCGTCGCCGCACCCGTCTCTGCTCCGTTCGTCTCCGTTCCGCTGTCCGTGCAGCCGGGCGAGTTCCGCTCCGTGCTGGCCGCAGGCGGCGTCGCCGTCGACCTGCGCGACGTGGCATCGCACCGCCGATCCGGTGCGCTGTTCGGCGCGGTGGCCGTCGACTCCGACCAGGCGCTCGATCTACTCAGTCCCGACTCGCCGTGGGCGCTCCGCGGAGCCACCGTCGACGCGCAGTGGGTTCTCGTCTCCGACGACGGGTACGACGCGGAATGGCTGGCCTGGCACCTGCAGGCGCGCGGGGTGACCGGTGCGCGATTCGTCGTCGGCGGGTATCGCGCGTTGCGCGCACACGGGGTGACCGGTTCGGTCGGCGACGACGGGGTCCAGTTCTACGATCCGCGCTGA
- the panC gene encoding pantoate--beta-alanine ligase, giving the protein MTDAPLFTPGELTVHRDPAELHRVSKALRGAGKRVALVPTMGALHDGHLQLVRTAQRSGNTVVIVSIFVNPLQFGAGEDLDAYPRTFDDDLAKLTAAGVELVFAPTVSHMYPNGPRTTVNPGPAGDILDGAARPGHFAGMLTVVGKLLNIAAPNTAYFGEKDYQQLVLINQMVNDFDMDVEIVGVPTVREADGLALSSRNRYLSDDEREIATTLSAALLAGTHAAEGGREAIVAAARAVLDTQPQIEVDYLELRGRGLEDPPEIGDGRLLVAARLGSARLIDNVGVAIGTGFIGREEG; this is encoded by the coding sequence TTGACCGACGCACCCCTGTTCACCCCCGGCGAGCTCACGGTGCACCGTGACCCCGCCGAACTGCACCGCGTCAGCAAGGCGTTGCGCGGTGCGGGCAAGCGTGTGGCGCTGGTCCCCACGATGGGCGCCCTGCACGACGGCCACCTGCAACTGGTCCGCACCGCGCAGCGGTCGGGCAACACCGTCGTGATCGTGTCGATCTTCGTCAACCCGCTGCAGTTCGGGGCGGGCGAGGATCTCGACGCCTATCCGCGCACCTTCGACGACGACCTCGCCAAATTGACGGCCGCCGGCGTCGAGCTGGTGTTCGCGCCGACGGTCTCGCACATGTATCCGAACGGGCCGCGCACCACCGTGAACCCGGGACCGGCGGGCGACATCCTCGACGGCGCCGCACGCCCGGGTCACTTCGCCGGAATGCTCACCGTCGTCGGCAAGCTCCTGAACATCGCGGCACCGAACACCGCCTACTTCGGCGAGAAGGACTACCAGCAACTGGTCCTGATCAACCAGATGGTGAACGACTTCGACATGGACGTCGAGATCGTCGGCGTGCCCACCGTGCGCGAAGCGGACGGACTGGCTCTGTCGTCACGCAACCGGTATCTGTCCGACGACGAGCGGGAGATCGCGACGACGCTGTCGGCCGCACTGCTCGCCGGAACGCACGCCGCCGAAGGCGGACGGGAGGCCATCGTGGCCGCCGCCCGCGCCGTCCTGGACACCCAGCCGCAGATCGAGGTCGACTACCTCGAACTCCGCGGCAGAGGACTCGAGGATCCCCCGGAGATCGGCGACGGCCGCCTCCTGGTGGCCGCACGACTCGGGTCGGCGCGACTCATCGACAACGTCGGCGTCGCGATCGGCACCGGATTCATCGGAAGAGAAGAGGGATAG
- the panD gene encoding aspartate 1-decarboxylase, translated as MLRTMMTSKIHRATVTQADLHYVGSVTIDQDLLDAADLLEGEQVTIVDIDNGNRLETYAIAGERGSGVIGINGAAAHLVHPGDLVIIIAYGMMDEAELREYSPNVVFVDADNRPVTVGDDPADVPEGSGLKDPRVLATSAV; from the coding sequence ATGCTCCGCACCATGATGACCTCCAAGATCCACCGCGCGACGGTCACCCAGGCCGACCTGCACTACGTCGGCTCGGTGACCATCGATCAGGACCTGCTCGACGCCGCCGATCTGCTCGAGGGCGAGCAGGTCACGATCGTCGACATCGACAACGGCAACCGTCTCGAGACCTACGCGATCGCCGGGGAACGCGGCAGCGGCGTCATCGGAATCAACGGCGCCGCCGCGCATCTCGTTCACCCGGGCGACCTGGTGATCATCATCGCCTACGGCATGATGGACGAGGCCGAACTCCGCGAGTACTCGCCGAACGTGGTGTTCGTCGACGCCGATAACCGTCCCGTCACTGTCGGCGACGACCCGGCCGACGTCCCCGAGGGCTCGGGACTGAAGGACCCCCGCGTCCTGGCGACCAGCGCGGTCTAG
- a CDS encoding DUF3180 domain-containing protein — translation MTTRRPGADPDPDDERLGMTKVRDLVLIAVVAGLALWILIRYNYGSFPSLSWPSGAFLYLLAAIEVVTGFIVKARVAGRDIGRARGQLHPIAAARVMVLGKASAILGAIAFGGWAGVLVFLLNNNILDAARADRPAAVVGAIGGLALVGAALWLEHSCRAPDDPDADGDGADAAPA, via the coding sequence ATGACCACGCGTCGACCGGGCGCCGACCCGGACCCCGACGACGAGCGTCTCGGGATGACGAAGGTGCGCGACCTCGTGTTGATCGCCGTCGTCGCGGGCCTGGCGCTGTGGATCCTGATCCGCTACAACTACGGGTCGTTCCCTTCGCTGTCGTGGCCGTCGGGCGCGTTCCTCTATCTCTTGGCGGCGATCGAGGTCGTCACCGGATTCATCGTGAAGGCGCGGGTCGCCGGGCGCGACATCGGTCGGGCCCGCGGACAGCTCCATCCGATCGCCGCGGCCCGGGTCATGGTGCTGGGCAAGGCGTCGGCGATCCTCGGCGCGATCGCGTTCGGCGGTTGGGCGGGCGTCCTGGTGTTCCTGCTCAACAACAACATCCTCGACGCCGCACGGGCCGATCGGCCGGCCGCGGTCGTCGGAGCGATCGGCGGGCTGGCATTGGTCGGCGCCGCACTGTGGCTCGAGCACTCGTGCAGGGCGCCGGACGACCCCGACGCGGACGGCGACGGCGCGGACGCGGCGCCCGCCTGA